tattttgacattccATTTCCGTTTATCGTCAGGCTAATTTGCATATTAGGTAAATATTTAAGTTGCTAGAAAGCcatatatttagtttgaaaattaaatgttcagtttggaaactaaatgtttagtttgtaaaatagACATCTAGTtcgcaaaataaatatttaatttggggctattttattttttattttttttgccaatccCTCTTGCAGTAGAACACAATACAAGAAATGTCTCCTAAAATGTAGGCTTCTGTTTCTGAAGCCTGTAACTTGGCTTGTTGCTTTGGGTGTGATGGTTTCTTTGTAAATAAGCTGCATTTTAGCCCGAGTTTATATGGGACtcattttattgtgaataaTGATACTTTCTTACCAGTTTCAGCTAGCACCTTCAGAGAGctttttgttattgttctgTAATAAAATCACATGGATGCTTCCTATTTTTTAGCTGTGTAAGTTAAGAAATATAAAGCGTAACTATGCTTTTCTCACaagttgtcttttttattttgatctgttAGTAAACATGTATTTCATGTATgatgccatttttatttcttgctgttTCATTTACGTTGTATTTACTGAATTTAAGACTGAGTAGTTTCTATGTTATGAAAAATTACTAAAACTAAAAGATAATGTTTTGGAATCTCTTACttagaaaatgattaaatttagGATTGCAGACTGAAGGAGTTTTTCTGCACAGTTTATAGAGTTAACACTGGTCAGCAAACATATAGTAATGGGTTAATAGCAACCatttatacaaacaaaataaagtggcAATAAGTTGGAAAGGTTTATTAATCCTTTTAGACTAAGACAACATTtctatttactttatttttttacacagtaaAACTTGTGTTATAGCAAGCCATCAAgatcaattattttaatgttttaaatcagagGTGCCCAACCCCCGGGCCTCAGcgcaataaataattaaatatttccgttttatgtattacAGTATTTGAATTTGGAGggtcatttattttgaaaaatcctttaaccggattctctcggtcttgcgcgccaacattgagcccacaagcagcaaaatgagtaagaaacaaatcagatgtctttggaaagcTTCTTTTTGAAGGGGAAAAGgccccagagaagagacaggagaatggatttatcccggtaGGTGAATCCCACATTCCAAGCCCGCTTTGCATGACATGGTGACCGGCACGCTAATGAGGCAATGGAGCCTTCAAACTGCTTAGAGAGCAAGTACACTGTGCATAAACTACACTGTCTTTATtgtgagttaaaattttcacgAAAGTAAAATATTCGTTTGTTGTggcgcatctgtatcttattttgaagggatacGTAAGTAAACGTTATCATAGCGACCAGAGTCCGAGAGCGTTAGGGCAGTGGTCGAGACGACATGAGAGGAGTAGAGCTTatgagttttaggtctggttcacacgtcggccgattttccaaacctctgtgaccacacAGAActgataaaagtccaacaggtaCGATCGGTTCTTGTGTCCAGCCACACGAACACCACACACGAACCGATTCCACTCACGAATAATGGCCTTTATATGTAGTAATAGAAATTTCCACATATCGCCCCCGATGTCCACCGGACTCTTAGCTGCCAAgtcaactgtttgggattccctcCGTTCTTACgtcaccgcgctttctgattggctacccgtcacattcaacaggctgcgttctcgCTCCCAATCAGGGAAAACCACACAGGCTGAGATAATCGggccaagacaatgttgaatTATGCCCGATTTTAGTTCGGGCATTATTCAACACAACACCaagtaacacaccacacactgcaggaggTTGTAAGATTGGCCTAAAGGGAAAACCCCTCCCCGGGTCGTAGCAAAATTGCCAAGTCTTGACCGGTCCgcggtaataaaaaggttggagaccactgtTTTAAATAGTCAGTTGAAGATGAGGTGTGGTGCTGATTATTAACATGAGAtagatttattcattaaaacgATGGTTTGCTAAAGTAggtattcatacctcttgaacTCTTAAATGTTATTACAgtacaacaacaaacttcagaTTCGATTCAGTTGCCCAGACTGAGTGTTTTCTGGATTCTGTTACAACTGCTAATGTTTCAGgttatgtctctaccagctttgcaaaTCTAGAGACtaacattttttccccatttttctttttaaagtcaaattcagTGAGATTGGATGAAGAGCACCGATTAAAAACAACGATAATATTATATAACAATATATTCCTAGTTCAATTTAAGTTTGGACTTTAACGGCACCCTCCGTAACATAATCTGAATTTATACTGACGTTACATCACAGACAGATGGACTCTTTTACCCGATTAGGTGTGTAATACATGGAATGAGTTACCCGACAATTTTCAGATGATCGATTAGGGAAAATTACACTTCACGGTGATGCTGCTCATTGATCATTAATCACATAAGATCCCTACTTCATGCCAGGTTAAGTGAAGCGAAAGTGAATAAGCACATTATTGTTGAGGCGGCAGCTGTTTCTCTGAAAGCCTAACTGAACCTGGATCTAGAAAgtgttagtaaaataaaatgcatttatgcaTCTCTTTAGACATATGCCTCAATGATTAAATTGATTCTTCACCTACCTTATAATTCCCAGCGCAAGTTTACATAAGCTGCAAATCAAATTTGGCTGTACTTTTCTTTTGCCGTGGCGGAGGTGTTGCAGTCTGCTGGGTGGAGAGCTGAGCAGGGCCAGCGGTGTAGCTGGGGATCTGTGGGtaaatattttgacaatatGGAGGGGGTCTCCCTATGTCATTCTGAAACCCCGAGTTGTCGTAAATATGTTCGCTTCCCACATTGAGTGCTAACTTGTTCAGGAATAATCCTGATCGCTTCAGTCTAAAGCCTCTTAAATGGGGCTTCCTATATACAAAACCTACCTGATTGTTTTGCATACTgaagctggttttactgctctGGAGCTAAATCTGCAAAagataaaattagtttttcaaacataaaaaaatgttaattagcTTGAGATTATAGAACAAAATTCACTGAAATTCTTTAGAAGATAAAAATCCTACAAAGTCCTCCAGTCTTCCTTCCTCTCACCTTTAGCTCTGCCATTCTGCTCTGTCACATGTTCAGTACTTTTACTCTAGTGGTGGAATCACACCTTCACCTCTGagcatgcagaaaaaaaacatgagcaaCTATGGGCCGGttattgaatataaaaaacACTGTTAGTTTATAACTACCGAACAGCTTAGCACCAAATAAATTAAGGatttgttgtatcaaccttccagactaCTCGGGCCTTCTGGTTCtagtctgctctgcatccacagaaccagaaccaaacatggagaagcagaattcagcttctatgcaccacagatctggaacacACTTCCAGAGAactgaaaaacaactgaaacactgagtgcctttaaatcaAGGCCCAAAATCCACCTGTTTAATTGCCTTTCATTAGGAGTAGGTGGAACACTGATGAACATctttgatgtgtatttgcttgatgagTCTAATGGCATTTAACAAAGTGCAATGCTTATTGCTCGCTTCATAATTGACAATTGTATGACGTTTATTGtggtgtaaaacactttgagcTGCCATGCTGATGAAATGTGCTACATTTCATCAGTCATGACTGTGTGAAACCCAGTGGTGGACAGTATTTACTTGAATACTGTACTTAATTACACTTTAGAATATCTTTAATTTggctatttatttttcaggcatCTTATGATTTTCATTCCACTACATTTCAAGAGGAAATATTGTATTTTAGACTCATTTCTAGGTAGCTTGTTACTTCTGTTCTAggaggtttattttgtttttgttagacTCCATATATCACAATTGGACCCAGATGAACAATTCAACTTAACACTTTCTCACAGGAAGGCCAGTTACTTATGTAATGGAATCAGGCTGGTACAACAGTTTATACTTACATATTtgagcttgtaaaaaaaataaaaataaaaacttttaaaaacagccttAGATTTTCATTCCCTTTTTCTGTTGAGAACCAATTTTATCACATCTCGTTTTATAGCTGAAAAgtgtcaaaaaaagaaaaaaaatccacctctAGTGGCAGGCTTATAAATTACAACATGAGTACCTTTAAGTTTCTTCTTGAAGGTCAAACCAGCATTGCAGTCAATAACCACAcaacactttgaaaaactatttaatcaCATCCTTTCACAGcttaaatatcaatatttgaTTTTGACAAGACATTCCATCAAACAAGGGAGTGTTTGGAACGTTGGAGTCATGACGAGATCAGGGTTGAGTGTTACGTTTTGTTTGATTAAGGCCCTTGGAACTAAAGTTGTAACAAATGGACTCTTTACAGTCACGTTGATGTCCTAACCATTTGGAGCAACCGGCAACCACACGatgtaaaagctgaaaaaaggcTCAGCTTTTTTCCCTACAACTTCTGGATGAGGATGGAAGACGCGCCGCCTCCTCCGTTGCAGATTCCTGCGAGTCCGTACTGACCAGACTTCAGGTTGTGCACCATGTGACCCACGATCCTCGCCCCAGACATCCTGAAAAATTCGAGCAGGTTAGTTTTGCTGGTTTTGTAAATGCAAAAGGAAGACGTTTTCTTCTGTCTCAAAAGGTTTGATTatcaaaaatagacaaaaagtTCCTTCTTTGATCAGCAAGTTTTAGAGTTTAACAAGCTGTCATCttattttgaatgaaaagcAGAACTCCAGGCCAAAGAGTTGGTACAATACTGCCATCTTGTGGTGAcatcaaaacatgacaattaagttgacataaaaaaacaataaacaaatacaatcaAAAATGCTCCATTCATTCCATTTGGAAACTGTGGATGAGCTGAAACTATCAGGATGATTTAGCTGTCAATTGAGAATTACCTCATCAGTTTCTCTTCCTTTACAATATAAACATATCAACAGAAGGTGAACAGATCCTAAGGTTGGTGTTGTGTGGAACCAGAAGCTGGTTTACTGTATTTTACACATTCTGGATCACCATCCCCACCGTTGCACGTTTCTCTTTGACCTCTTACCCAATCGGGTGTCCCAAAGACACAGCTCCTCCGTTGACGTTGACTTTTGCCGGGTCGATGTCGAGCATTTTGATGTTGGCCAGCACAACCACGCTGAAGGCTTCGTTGATCTCCCACATGGCGATGTCCTCCTTCTTCAGGCCAGCTGCGTCCAGAACCTGCAACCACAGGagtatattttctgtttaaagttgcATAATGATTTTTCTCCGTTTAATCTTGAATCTGACAAATCATGTTctcttttgcatgtttgtctttttagtGCAGATTTACAGTGAATACATAAACATCCAGTTTACGTATAGAAATATAAAAGGCAATTCTATCCAATCGTTTGAACAAATTTCATCTCAAATGCAAACAGTTAAATTTGATCAAagtcatcaatcaataaaatcaaatgttttcttatttttaaaagcctgtttgaaataaatccaattATTTCCTTGGCTTCCTTCGTcttgttatgatcttgtgacgATGCTGTTGgtcaataactttaaaaatcGAACCACAGACGGCAGCGTCCATTATTACCACCATAAATGGTGCGCTGCTGTGTGATTGCtacgttcttcttctgctcatgCAGACTTTGAGGTTGTAAACCGTTCAAAAAGAACGCTTGAGCTTAAATGCTAGAAAGAATGCTCACACTAGAAAATGAGATTAGCTAACTCCACCTTCCACCCACCTTTGGTACAGCGTACGCCGGAGCAATGGGGAAGTCAATGGGTGCAACTGCTGCATCAGCGAAAGCTATgaagaaagaagaataaattgTGGATCATCAGAGCTGCGAGTTTGATAGATAATCACTTCAACTTGCTGCGTTTTCTGTGTTTGGCACCTACAGACGATCCTAGCCAGCGGCGTGACATTGAGTCTCTTTGCGGCGTCTGCCGTCATCAGAACGAGAGCGGCTGCTCCGTCGTTCAGTGTGCTGGCGTTAGCTGCCGTCACCGTGCCTGAAAAGAAGCAGAACGTATTAAAGATtcagtatgtaacttttctaaaaatatgctttttccttatttgttaaaattatccttatgttgtgacaatatattatgagaaaaataatctgtggaaaaattTTGCTACTTCCCGCTATTGCTGTCTGTAGAAATGCACTGCTCCCAgtcaacaaccaatcagaaccaggaggagggacttAGAGCTGCCAGTCAACTTTGTGGACGCACTGCTAAATGAGCttataacagaaaacaacttactgttacaggaaaacccaTTTCCTGCAACAGGAAGCTATGCTAGCTAGCCTTGGCATCCACAACAGGCTCCGCTGTGCGTGCCGTAGAGAGGCACGCACACATACATGACTGACAGTGCCAACACCCAGCTCCAGACTCtgattttacaaatatgtataaaaaaaaataaaaaattatagaaattacatactgcagctttaaatgaaaGAAGTCCAACTGAACATTAACTAGTCAGCCAAAATCAGGCCTGTTCTGCCTGTACGCATATCGGTTATGATCTTTACCGTTCTCTTTCTGGAAGACTGCCTTCAGTTTGGGCACTTTGCTGAAGTCCACCCTCCTCCACTCCTCGTCCTCGGACACCACCACGTCTGGTTTCCCTACAGAACCACAGAAACATCAGCCCAGTGGAACTTAACCGGCACGTCCTGCAGAGAGCAGTGCTCTCTGGGCGCTCCTGTACCTCTCTGTGGAATGCTGACTGGGACGATCTCCTTGGCCAGCACGCCGGACTCATGCGCCGCTTTGCTGCGGCTGTAGGAGTTGATGGCGTAGGCGTCCTGCTCCTCTCTGCTGATCTTGCACTGTTTTGCTGTGTTCTCTGCACAGTTTCCCTGTGGAAGATGCACACGGCAGTGTTGTGGTGCTGCGAAAAACCACAGATTGAGACGATTTTGCTCCAACAGTTACCATGTGGAACTTGTTGTAGACGTCTGTGAGGCCGTCCTTGACAATGAGGTCCTCCATCCTCACGCCTCCGTAGGGTGGTGTCTCTCTGGCCATGACGTACGGCACGTTGGACATGCTCTCCATGCCTCCTGCCACCATAAcatcctgaacacacacacacacccaaacatgtttttattctgaaactcTGCAAAGGATTTACAATCTTGTTGCAGAATATCAGATAGTGAAGCTGAAgctcaaaagaaaacagacaaaacaaaaaaaaagtggttaaaAATGGACTTTGTTGCTTTTAGCCTCACTTGTATTACCTGATGTCCACACATTAGACTCTGCGCCGCCAACATGATGGACTTCATCCCAGAAGCACACACTTTGTTGATGGTTGTTGCTGGTGTCCCAATTGTCAAACctggaacaaaaacatgaaaaaaattttcatttcCATTAGTTTGATAAACTCAACTAGTGGCGTCTCCTTTGATTTTGAACATCGGTCGATATCTGTACCTGATCCGAtacttcaaaaatacatttaaaaaatcaaaagtgaATAAACATATTTGCGAtatattgcaattttttttattgtatccaccttatttatcatttaactACACCGAGGTTGTGCAAGTCAGACAcaagtacttttttttgttactgtgCAAGTTTcggttaaaaacatttagcaacatGAAAAGCTATATTTACTGTAATCTAACATATCGGGATGTATCgcaaagataaaaatagaaactatataaaatttgacaaaaataaataaataaatactgcagaGTAAGGGCACCATTTCAACATCTAAACTGGACAGTTATTAGAAATaactgaagtcttttttttctccttcattttagtttttgttcccAGTTTTACAAGAAAAGCACCAACATGACCTTACCTGCCCCCAGCAGGGCCTGTCGTGTGGGAGCCTGACCCTCCCCCGCCTGAAGCACGTTGCCCATGTAAACTTCCTTCACCTCTTCAGGAGAAATTCCTAAGGAAACAAAGTCAACTCATCATCTTGTTTCAATTGAGCAatctttgtttcactttaaaataaaaacaaaaacatgcaccaAATTTTGGTGCAAACTTTCATTCTCCTGTTATTGTAAAGCTTAGACCTACTCATGTAGATTTTAATCGGTTCTTCTTTCTTTTGGGGAACAATAATTTACGAAGATGTAAAACGGTGTTCTTTATTGCTTGTCATTTAGATTAAAAGCAAAGGGAGACAGATGTTACAGTAAAACATCtgttagatatttaaaacaacgCATAGAATGCTAATGCCGCTTGTAGTCATCTGACTTGACTTAAAATGAAAGAGCAAATGTTTACAATCCAAAAGTTTGGTCAggtaacaaaaaagaaactctggCAATGTTGGGTTTTTGTCATATTAATGATCCCTGTTCGTTTACAAAGATTTTTAGCAAACTTCTCACAAACATGTCAAATCAGGCTTTAGACGGAGCCAACTGTGTCGACACACCTGCTTTCTCTATGGCTCCTTTAATAGCAACAGAGCCCAGTTTGGTGGCTGGAACTGCTGCCAGGCTGCCTCTGAAGGAGCCCATTGGAGTTCGCACAGCGCTGACGATGACCACTTCCTGTAAACACgcaatttttttgtttcgttattttttttttacataaaactgacAGACAGTTTTCTATTAAAAGTGTGATCCAAACACAGCTTGTTTACGATGCTTATACGGGTACTTACATTAAGCGTAGGCCGTGATGTGTAGGTTCTGGCAAAGTAACTGTGAGCCTACAATGACAAGACCGTAGAAAATATGACAATTCAAACAATTCATGAAGGATGCATTTGAAGACTTGTTTTGTAAACGTGAGgttgcaaacataaaaaatgtctgcTATAAGGCTTTACTCGGGTGAACTAAGGCGACTTGGACATGTACGAACTTTTTGTCAGATAAGCCAAAAcagtgatgaaaaaaataagcattttaaaatctaaaaatgacggctcaaaaatgaaataattatggaatatttttacttaaaagtaaagtaatcaaaaaattttttagagaAGTGATGTTGAGCTAAACTTAAAAAGgagctttaatttaaaaaaaacccaaacatccaTTTTGCAAATTCTTTTAGGACATCACAGCAAGgttaaaaagatgaaagaaaatttaGTCTATTCTCAGCTATAACAAGATTTGGGTGActctctgaaaacaaacactttctttGTTCAggctaaataaaatttatttagagCTGGCTTGGCTGCACTAAAATCtgtctttgacaaaaaaaaattggtgtAGAAATCTCATATTATGATACACAAAAAAAACGAaagtaaatgattttaaaaaatgcaaatactttttgttgtaccagttattttggttttgtggtCTTGTTGAAGCtctcaaacataaaaacaagtgTGTATTTCTTTAGATCCGCAACAAGTTGCTCTGAATTTTCCAAGTTCTTCCAAGCTTTTATTGAGcagtaaacaaacagaaggGGAAGACGTGCAGCAAATGGGCCGACAccgggaatcgatcccaggacAACCGAGTCGAGGACTACATACTGCGCGCTCCAATGTATGAGACTAATACAAACTCGCTGATGGAGGCCGTCTCTGCATGCAAACGAGTGGGCAAAATCagaatctgaaaacatttcacgGAACACGTCtctaattcattcatttttcttttacgaTTGGAGTTTTCTCACAATACCTCTGTTTTCAGAGTAGGTGTGACGCCGAACAATGTCCGGGAATGTGGCGTTGCTCTCTCTGTTGTTGATATCGGAGCTGGAGAGACGAGAGCGGAACAGAACTGGGAAAAACCTTCTGTTTGTTGGCAGCTTGATTTTGCCCTTTTGTGTCTCATGCTTCGCATGTGTGATTCCACTGCCTTGATTCCCATCGTTCCGAGTTTGAAAAATTTCTTGCACAAAATACAACGTGCTACGTACATATTCGCTGGTACCGGTCGCAGCCACGTTGAAAAATTTTGGTTGAACAGCCAATTTTCGTTGAATTTACACTTTCCCATTTGGTCCAGGATAAAAACAACCACTGCTCCTGCTACAAGAACGATGTGCATCTGCACTGAGAGTCCCGCCCGCAACAACATCGCTTTTATTGGTTCCTCTAACGGGATCGCGTGACGTTAGGAGAGGCATTaaccattgaaaaaaaaaaataaaaataaatgtcaacagttattttaatatttgagaCGAATcacaacaattaaattaaatttacgacatgtttacattttaatatcaattacggctttatttttaaattgatgaaCCGCGGGAAACCTGGCACTTAACATTTATCTCTGTAATCCTTTAGCACAATTTAAATCGCATTTTCTCGCGGGTCAAATTTGTACAATTCTTCACCTGTAATCTGGGGCCAGAGTGGGTAAAAGGTGATCCAGATTTACTAAATACTATGAAATATCCCTTTGTCAAGAGCCACATGCGAAGCTTAGAATGGCATTCCAACTTTACCGGTTGTATTACCGAGATCAAAAC
This window of the Gambusia affinis linkage group LG15, SWU_Gaff_1.0, whole genome shotgun sequence genome carries:
- the acat1 gene encoding acetyl-CoA acetyltransferase, mitochondrial, coding for MSSGRLLTVQTRTCRRLAHSYFARTYTSRPTLNEVVIVSAVRTPMGSFRGSLAAVPATKLGSVAIKGAIEKAGISPEEVKEVYMGNVLQAGEGQAPTRQALLGAGLTIGTPATTINKVCASGMKSIMLAAQSLMCGHQDVMVAGGMESMSNVPYVMARETPPYGGVRMEDLIVKDGLTDVYNKFHMGNCAENTAKQCKISREEQDAYAINSYSRSKAAHESGVLAKEIVPVSIPQRGKPDVVVSEDEEWRRVDFSKVPKLKAVFQKENGTVTAANASTLNDGAAALVLMTADAAKRLNVTPLARIVSFADAAVAPIDFPIAPAYAVPKVLDAAGLKKEDIAMWEINEAFSVVVLANIKMLDIDPAKVNVNGGAVSLGHPIGMSGARIVGHMVHNLKSGQYGLAGICNGGGGASSILIQKL